The Sporomusaceae bacterium DNA segment GATCCACGTCAACCCTTGCGAACAGCAGATTGCCCTTGTTGTCGACCGGGCCCCAGTCCTCGGAAACCTCCTCGATTACCCACAGGTTCTCGCTGACGGCCGCGCCGCCGATTACCAGTTCCAGCGGCCCCCCCTTGTCCCGGAGCTCGCGGAGTTTTTTGATTTCGTTCTGCGGGTTAAGGCCGGCGGACACGGAGAAGAACATCGAAAAGCCGATGCTTTCCAGTCCGGGGCCGATGAACTCCTTGACCGGCTTCTTTCCGAGAACGTCGTGGGTGGCGAATCTTGCGCCGCCACGGCGCCGCAGCCTGTCGAAGGTGCGGACCTTTTCCGCCGATACTTCGAAGGCGATATCTCCCAACGTCCCTATCGCCAAGTTACGCACCTCCCGACGGCGGCCCGGTCTGGGTGCCGATGCTCTCCGGATGCACATGCTGCTTCAGGCTGATTCCGTCGGCTATCACGTCGCCGGTCACATTAACGTTGCCGCCGGCGACGATATTGACGGTACCGGTACCGCAATTGATGTCCAAGACGTGGATCTCGCGGTCGTACGACACGATGGTACCGTCGGCGAACTTGACGCTGCGCACGTTGACGTCGGTATGCGGCGGAGGATTGCCCTGGCGGTAGAACGCGCCGAGGCAGAAACCCGACGACACCCCGTTCGGCAAGAACACACAGACGACATCTTCACCCACGTCCATGGGCTTGACGTCCTTGTTGTCCTTGGTGTTTGGCACGACAACCGGCAGCCAGTCGCTGACCAGGCCGTCCTCGTCTTCAAAAGCGACGCGGACCCGATCGGCGGCGACGGCCGACACCACACCGTAACGAACAAATTTGAAATTACTTGTCATACCACTTCCGCCTCCGTGTCCGCTTGCGGCCCTTCTTCTCTACGACAATGGTCTTGGCTTCGTTCAGAGCGTATTCCATGGTTTTGTGGATGTCGATGGCGACGGTGTAGCCGTTTAGAGAATGCTGCGCGCGGGTGATGTAGTATTTGCCGTCGAACGTTCCCCAGCCCTTGACCATTACGGTCACCCCGCCCACCAGGCGGACGTCGCCGACTAGCGTCAGGCTGGCCATGTTTTCCTTGCAGTTTTTCTCCCGCAGGCGCTTCCTGGCCAGGACTTTGCCTTCTTCGGCATCCTCGACGCGCTCGTTGATTTTGAGCAACTGCCCGGTCGCCGGCGCGTTCGGCGGTTCGTAGATATGCTTGAATGTCTGCCCGGTAGATGGATCCTTGTACTGAACGACGCTGGCCCGGTAGATGTCGCGGCTGCGCGAGTTGAACCGGTACCGGAGGACGTTGCTTTTCCCTTTCTCGATGGTCATCACCGGGGACTGGGATTCCATCTGCTCCTCGTCGAAGATGACGATATTGTCGTTGGTCACCTTCAGCGCCAGCCCGGCCTTTTCGCAACATTCGAGAAGAAACGCCAGGTCAGACTGTTCTGTCTGGTCCCGGCGCTTATACAAAGGATTATAATTTGCAAGGTATTGCAGCCCCATTTCCGCCTTGACGGCCATGTCCTGGGCGATGTCCCGAAGCCTGATATTCTCCCAGGCCCGAGTGTTCTCCTCGCCTCTCAGGGCTGCTGAGACGGCCGCAGAAACCGCCTTGACGGTCACGACGTTGGGCGGTCCGGCCATCTCGAAATCATCTATTTCAAAGAAGCCGCAGTCCAACGTCTCGCGGCTGCCTTCGCCGTTGAAATTCAGCGCCGTCAGCTGCGCCGAAATCGTGTCGCCTTTCTCCGGTACCCAGCCGTTTGCCCAGAGCTGTTCGCGATCTTCCAGCGTGATTTGCAGATCGTCAGCCTGGCCGCTGGAGTTGTCAGTGTAGGTCAGGGAAAGCAGGAACCGGGCGATGTCGCTGGATACTTTCGTGTGATTGTAGGTCAGGCTGACTACTACGCGCCGGGACTCCACCTACTCCACGCCCCTTTTCCACGGGGGGACGCTACCGGGAATGGACGAGACTGACCTGGTGGGAACGGTCAGCAGCACCCCCGCTGCGAAGATGACGGTGTTACGGTGGGCCGGGTTGGCTTCGATGAGCGTCGACATGCTTTTTTCGGTACCGTAGACTTTCAGGCTGATGATATCCCAGGCATCGCCTTGGACGGTCGTATATGTGCTAGGCATAGCTGAGCCGCCTCGCTTCCTGCAGCATGTCTTCCCACATCCGCCGGAAT contains these protein-coding regions:
- a CDS encoding phage tail protein; the encoded protein is MAIGTLGDIAFEVSAEKVRTFDRLRRRGGARFATHDVLGKKPVKEFIGPGLESIGFSMFFSVSAGLNPQNEIKKLRELRDKGGPLELVIGGAAVSENLWVIEEVSEDWGPVDNKGNLLFARVDVDLQEYPRDSDATGTATNASAAAASGEEESG
- a CDS encoding phage baseplate assembly protein V, producing MTSNFKFVRYGVVSAVAADRVRVAFEDEDGLVSDWLPVVVPNTKDNKDVKPMDVGEDVVCVFLPNGVSSGFCLGAFYRQGNPPPHTDVNVRSVKFADGTIVSYDREIHVLDINCGTGTVNIVAGGNVNVTGDVIADGISLKQHVHPESIGTQTGPPSGGA
- a CDS encoding contractile injection system protein, VgrG/Pvc8 family yields the protein MESRRVVVSLTYNHTKVSSDIARFLLSLTYTDNSSGQADDLQITLEDREQLWANGWVPEKGDTISAQLTALNFNGEGSRETLDCGFFEIDDFEMAGPPNVVTVKAVSAAVSAALRGEENTRAWENIRLRDIAQDMAVKAEMGLQYLANYNPLYKRRDQTEQSDLAFLLECCEKAGLALKVTNDNIVIFDEEQMESQSPVMTIEKGKSNVLRYRFNSRSRDIYRASVVQYKDPSTGQTFKHIYEPPNAPATGQLLKINERVEDAEEGKVLARKRLREKNCKENMASLTLVGDVRLVGGVTVMVKGWGTFDGKYYITRAQHSLNGYTVAIDIHKTMEYALNEAKTIVVEKKGRKRTRRRKWYDK
- a CDS encoding tail protein X yields the protein MPSTYTTVQGDAWDIISLKVYGTEKSMSTLIEANPAHRNTVIFAAGVLLTVPTRSVSSIPGSVPPWKRGVE